In one Lolium rigidum isolate FL_2022 chromosome 3, APGP_CSIRO_Lrig_0.1, whole genome shotgun sequence genomic region, the following are encoded:
- the LOC124697858 gene encoding 17.9 kDa class I heat shock protein-like has product MSLIRRSNVFDPFSLDLFDPFDGFPFGSGSSSGGSLVPRTSSDTAAFAGARIDWKETPEAHVFKADVPGLKKEEVKVEVEDGNVLQISGERNKEQEEKTDTWHRVERSSGKFLRRFRLPENAKTEQVKASMENGVLTVTVPKEEAKKPEVKSIQISG; this is encoded by the coding sequence ATGTCGCTGATCCGCCGCAGCAACGTGTTCGACCCCTTCTCCCTCGATCTCTTCGACCCCTTTGACGGCTTCCCCTTCGGCTCCGGtagcagcagcggcggcagccTCGTCCCGCGCACCTCCTCTGACACGGCGGCCTTCGCTGGTGCGCGCATCGACTGGAAGGAGACCCCCGAGGCACACGTGTTCAAGGCGGATGTGCCGGGGCTGAAGAAGGAGGAGGTCAAGGTGGAAGTGGAGGACGGCAACGTTTTGCAGATCAGCGGCGAGAGGAACAAGGAGCAGGAAGAGAAGACGGACACCTGGCACCGGGTGGAGCGCAGCAGCGGCAAGTTCCTCCGCAGGTTCAGGCTGCCGGAGAACGCCAAGACGGAGCAGGTGAAGGCGTCCATGGAGAACGGCGTGCTCACCGTCACCGTGCCCAAGGAGGAGGCCAAGAAGCCCGAGGTCAAGTCCATTCAGATCTCCGGTTAA